The following proteins are co-located in the Pseudomonas sp. DY-1 genome:
- a CDS encoding EAL domain-containing protein produces the protein MAKHNRNLGYQAYLHCLAFALIALGVTSMVAFAVMTNPARYELVLLPDSAMITIFAGSALLSATRAWRRASWLAGLALVALAAYSLGHNVLSGGSDHGRSLISGYWRIRSELAIVACLFGLAMLLAVTRQGGRWLSQLCGITLIGLALLSELSLLGAGHGLPRFAFRPEAGHVTHLFIALLGTAVLMLCALPQDQRSLLNRRAMATGILGTLTTCIGWFLLSLNEISTLNAHSHQLLLRAQSTIENTVTVRRQLVQRMAERWQTLEGMPPERLWQQEADSYLRDFPNLNLIAVLDADLKPLLQQGRNRVADDWLARFLAQSELRDWLQQVRQGTAAQMSPAQSFSATDNSTLVATPLHIDGQPKALLVASLDISATLDRQLGRNLDGFVLEVFEGQRRIYESGTGRDGRSLFPVDMQFTDLGPEGRWRMRTYQALPRSDYASVYLPPLFMLFGLGFTFLLMVSQSFSRLALERSQRLRESNRELELSLQHQARLQAQNQRIMDHSMDVLCAIDASERFTQVSPSSHSVLGYRPEEMIGRPYTDFVLNEDRERTRGDIEAIIQGESWDAVRNRCQRKDGSVVHLLWSAGWSESERTLFAVAHDITNLVRHEAYAEDQRDILSMISTDQPLAEILKAICLMSETLDPSALCSVLLVSGDHKHLHLGAAPSLPDAFNQALDGQSMGPLAGACGTAVFRRQMVVSEDISEDPLWHEHRDQAMRHGLRACWAIPLISHHGDVLGTFAVYLHQPCSPDDESLQLIGTAGQLAAIAIERQNDRLRLLESEQRYRSLFIFNPDPVFSLDRNGRFLSLNQAGCELIGFNAEDLLGESFSRLVLDAEIEHVREHFRSALKGKAQRFEVRCHDRAGGSLELDITHLPIVVEGQIVGVFGIAKNIGERNRMTRALQDTLVQSERKALLLHGLSDTALRIGGILDTRTLLDFICEQLRLLVGSHQSLIDLGDGQGPGAFSLSPKYQDWQTPQLPAEGVALYARTCVGNQPVLLTRAELDAAGDAGSGQLPLQGWLAVPLIDHGGRHLGLIQLSDKYDGDFNQDDLAIAQQFAQMAVAALENIRLVQQVLSGEQRLQEQLDFTSAITNSVGEGLLAVDRQGRLNFVNPAAAELLGQSPEALLGQALIDHLPLDLYSTPATTGRHGEVSLDGERHIAYDCAPLLHAQTLGGWVIAFRDISRAKESEKQLRILQRSIEASYNGAMICDATASDLPVVYVNPAFERITGYTAAEAMGRNCRFLQGADHEQAGIAEIRHALAEKREVHVVLRNFRKDGTPFWNDLYIAPVPNEHGEITHFIGVQNDISEQKRVESELAYNASHDVLTGLPNRSLLEDRLRQGCQISQRYQRKLAVMFIDLDGFKPINDSMGHGIGDQILVEVARRLTQQVRPGDTVARLGGDEFILILPDLAREEDVLQVAERVIDCIARPYPIAGSEIHITASLGIAVSEKGMQQPMQLIQQADLAMYKAKQQGRNCYQWYTTDLEQKVSERVTLRNELQKALEANAFMLYYQPQIDGRNGRVTGFEALLRWQHPLLGFISPAQFVPVAEDTGQIIPLSEWVLATACRDCRELLDRGMTGTVVAVNISAVHFQRNIFVDSVRRVLEETRLPAELLELEITETVLLDNAERAIATLQALKTLGVRLSIDDFGTGFSSLNYLKRLPIDKVKIDRAFVQEIISDRHDAAITQGIISMAHHLRLRVIAEGVESESQFAFLKKSHCDEFQGYYFARPMPFEQLDQFLHEHHKSPASYLDTRSGTSNTQTLLLLDDEENILRALTRVLRRDGYQILTATRAQDAFAQLAKHDIQVILSDQRMPEMNGTEFLSRVKDLYPDTIRIVLSGYTDLKSVTDAINQGAIYKFLTKPWDDDQLRAVIAQAFLHHSMAKAKEENATVGEDGE, from the coding sequence ATGGCCAAGCACAACCGCAACCTCGGCTACCAGGCTTACCTGCACTGCCTGGCTTTTGCCCTGATCGCGCTGGGCGTCACCAGCATGGTCGCCTTCGCGGTCATGACCAATCCGGCGCGCTACGAACTGGTACTGCTGCCCGACAGCGCGATGATCACCATCTTCGCCGGCAGCGCCCTGCTGAGCGCTACCCGCGCCTGGCGCCGCGCCTCGTGGCTGGCGGGACTGGCCCTGGTCGCCCTGGCCGCTTACAGCCTCGGACACAACGTGCTGTCCGGCGGCAGTGACCATGGCCGCTCGCTAATCAGTGGGTATTGGCGCATTCGCAGTGAACTGGCGATCGTCGCCTGCCTCTTCGGCCTGGCAATGCTCCTGGCCGTCACCCGCCAGGGTGGCCGCTGGCTCAGCCAGCTCTGTGGTATCACACTGATCGGTCTGGCACTGCTTTCGGAACTGTCGCTGCTGGGCGCCGGCCACGGCTTGCCTCGCTTCGCCTTCCGGCCGGAAGCCGGGCACGTCACCCACCTTTTCATCGCCCTGCTCGGCACCGCCGTGCTGATGCTCTGTGCGCTGCCGCAGGACCAGCGCAGCCTGCTGAACCGGCGTGCCATGGCCACCGGCATTCTGGGCACGCTGACCACCTGCATCGGCTGGTTCCTCCTCAGCCTGAATGAGATTTCCACCCTCAATGCCCACAGCCACCAGCTTCTGCTGCGCGCCCAATCCACCATCGAAAATACCGTTACCGTGCGCCGGCAGCTCGTCCAGCGCATGGCCGAGCGCTGGCAGACCCTGGAAGGAATGCCGCCGGAGCGACTCTGGCAACAGGAAGCGGACAGCTACCTGCGGGACTTCCCCAACCTCAACCTGATCGCCGTACTCGACGCCGATCTCAAGCCACTCCTGCAGCAAGGACGCAACCGCGTGGCAGACGACTGGCTGGCGCGCTTCCTCGCCCAGTCCGAGCTGCGCGACTGGCTTCAACAGGTGCGTCAGGGTACTGCTGCACAGATGAGCCCGGCGCAGAGCTTCAGCGCCACCGACAACAGCACGCTGGTCGCTACACCTCTGCACATCGACGGCCAACCCAAGGCGCTGCTGGTGGCCAGCCTGGACATCAGCGCCACCCTGGATCGCCAACTGGGAAGGAACCTGGATGGATTCGTACTGGAGGTCTTCGAAGGCCAGCGGCGCATCTATGAGTCCGGCACGGGCAGAGATGGCCGCAGCCTGTTCCCGGTGGACATGCAGTTCACCGACCTGGGCCCGGAGGGCCGCTGGCGCATGCGCACCTACCAGGCCCTGCCGCGCAGCGATTACGCCTCGGTCTATCTACCACCGCTGTTCATGCTGTTCGGCCTGGGTTTCACCTTCCTCCTGATGGTCAGCCAGAGCTTCTCCCGGCTCGCCCTCGAACGCAGCCAGCGCCTTCGCGAAAGCAACCGCGAACTGGAACTGAGCCTGCAGCACCAGGCTCGCCTGCAGGCGCAGAACCAGCGGATCATGGACCACTCCATGGATGTGCTCTGCGCCATCGACGCTTCCGAGCGCTTCACCCAGGTCAGCCCCTCCAGCCACAGCGTGCTCGGTTATCGGCCGGAGGAGATGATCGGCCGCCCCTACACCGACTTCGTCCTCAACGAGGACCGCGAGCGCACACGCGGCGATATCGAAGCCATCATCCAGGGAGAGTCATGGGATGCCGTGCGCAACCGCTGCCAGCGCAAGGATGGCAGCGTCGTCCACCTCCTCTGGTCCGCCGGCTGGTCGGAGAGCGAGCGCACCCTGTTCGCCGTCGCCCACGACATCACCAACCTGGTGCGTCATGAAGCCTATGCCGAGGACCAGCGCGACATCCTCAGCATGATCTCCACCGACCAGCCGCTAGCGGAGATCCTCAAGGCCATCTGCCTGATGAGCGAAACCCTCGACCCCTCAGCCCTGTGCTCGGTCCTCCTGGTTAGCGGCGATCACAAGCACCTGCACCTGGGCGCCGCGCCAAGTCTGCCGGACGCCTTCAACCAGGCGCTGGACGGCCAGTCCATGGGCCCCCTGGCCGGCGCCTGCGGAACCGCGGTATTCCGCAGGCAGATGGTGGTCAGCGAAGACATCAGCGAAGACCCCCTCTGGCACGAACACCGTGACCAGGCCATGCGCCACGGCCTGCGCGCCTGCTGGGCGATCCCGCTGATCTCCCACCACGGCGACGTACTCGGCACATTCGCCGTCTACCTGCACCAGCCCTGCTCCCCGGACGACGAGTCCCTGCAATTGATCGGCACCGCCGGCCAGCTCGCGGCCATCGCCATCGAACGCCAGAACGATCGCCTGCGGCTCCTGGAAAGCGAGCAGCGCTACCGTTCCCTGTTCATCTTCAACCCTGACCCGGTGTTCTCCCTGGACCGCAATGGTCGCTTCCTCAGTCTCAATCAGGCCGGCTGCGAGCTGATCGGCTTCAACGCCGAAGACCTGCTCGGCGAATCGTTTTCCCGGCTGGTGCTCGACGCCGAAATCGAACACGTCCGCGAGCATTTCCGCAGCGCCCTCAAGGGCAAGGCGCAGCGCTTCGAAGTGCGCTGCCACGACCGGGCTGGCGGCTCGCTGGAGCTGGACATCACCCACCTGCCCATCGTCGTCGAAGGGCAGATAGTCGGGGTTTTCGGCATCGCCAAGAACATCGGCGAACGCAACCGCATGACCCGCGCCCTGCAGGACACGCTCGTCCAGTCGGAGCGCAAGGCGTTGCTCCTGCACGGTCTCAGCGACACTGCACTGCGTATTGGCGGCATTCTCGACACCCGCACCCTGCTGGACTTCATTTGCGAGCAACTGCGCCTGCTGGTGGGCTCCCATCAGTCATTGATCGACCTCGGCGATGGCCAGGGTCCGGGCGCCTTCTCGCTATCACCCAAGTACCAGGACTGGCAGACACCGCAGTTGCCTGCTGAAGGTGTCGCGCTCTATGCCCGGACCTGCGTCGGCAACCAGCCGGTGCTGCTGACTCGTGCCGAACTGGATGCGGCAGGCGACGCGGGCAGCGGCCAGCTACCGCTGCAGGGCTGGCTGGCGGTGCCGCTGATCGACCACGGCGGGCGCCATCTAGGCCTGATCCAGCTCTCCGACAAGTACGACGGCGACTTCAACCAGGACGACCTGGCGATTGCCCAGCAGTTCGCGCAGATGGCCGTGGCGGCGCTGGAAAACATCCGTCTGGTGCAACAGGTGCTTTCCGGCGAACAGCGCCTGCAGGAGCAACTGGACTTCACCTCGGCCATCACCAACAGCGTCGGCGAGGGACTGCTCGCGGTGGATCGCCAGGGACGGCTGAACTTCGTCAACCCGGCTGCCGCCGAACTGCTCGGCCAGAGCCCCGAGGCCCTGCTTGGCCAGGCCCTGATCGATCACCTGCCACTGGACCTCTACAGCACTCCCGCCACCACGGGTCGCCATGGTGAAGTCAGCCTGGACGGCGAGCGCCATATAGCCTACGACTGCGCGCCGCTCCTGCACGCACAGACCCTCGGCGGCTGGGTCATTGCGTTCCGCGACATCAGCCGCGCCAAGGAGTCGGAGAAACAGCTGCGCATCCTCCAGCGCAGCATCGAGGCCAGCTACAACGGCGCGATGATCTGCGATGCCACCGCCAGCGACCTGCCGGTGGTCTACGTCAACCCGGCCTTCGAGCGCATCACCGGCTACACCGCAGCCGAGGCCATGGGGCGAAACTGCCGCTTCCTCCAGGGCGCGGACCACGAGCAGGCCGGCATAGCCGAGATCCGCCATGCGCTGGCGGAGAAGCGTGAGGTCCACGTCGTGCTGCGTAACTTCCGCAAGGACGGCACGCCATTCTGGAACGACCTCTACATCGCCCCGGTCCCCAACGAGCATGGCGAGATCACGCACTTCATCGGTGTACAGAACGACATTTCCGAGCAGAAGCGAGTGGAGTCCGAGCTGGCCTACAACGCCAGCCACGACGTACTCACCGGTTTGCCCAACCGCTCGCTGCTGGAAGACCGCCTGCGCCAGGGCTGCCAGATCAGCCAGCGCTACCAGCGCAAGCTGGCGGTCATGTTCATCGACCTGGACGGTTTCAAGCCGATCAACGACTCCATGGGCCATGGCATCGGCGACCAGATACTGGTGGAAGTGGCGCGGCGGCTGACCCAGCAGGTTCGCCCCGGCGATACCGTGGCGCGCCTGGGCGGCGACGAGTTCATCCTGATCCTGCCGGACCTGGCCCGTGAGGAAGACGTGCTGCAGGTGGCCGAGCGGGTCATCGACTGCATCGCCCGCCCCTATCCCATAGCCGGCAGCGAAATACACATCACCGCCAGTCTGGGCATCGCCGTGAGCGAGAAAGGCATGCAGCAGCCCATGCAGCTGATCCAGCAGGCTGACCTGGCGATGTACAAGGCCAAGCAACAGGGACGCAACTGCTACCAGTGGTACACCACCGACCTGGAACAGAAAGTCAGCGAACGGGTGACCCTGCGCAATGAGCTGCAGAAGGCCCTGGAAGCCAACGCCTTCATGCTCTACTACCAGCCGCAGATCGACGGCCGCAACGGTCGCGTCACCGGCTTCGAAGCCCTGCTGCGCTGGCAGCACCCGCTGCTTGGCTTCATTTCGCCGGCGCAGTTCGTACCGGTAGCCGAAGACACCGGGCAGATCATCCCCCTGAGCGAATGGGTTCTCGCCACCGCCTGTCGCGACTGCCGTGAACTGCTGGATCGGGGCATGACCGGCACGGTGGTGGCGGTGAACATCTCGGCAGTGCACTTCCAGCGCAACATCTTCGTCGACAGCGTGCGGCGCGTCCTCGAAGAAACGCGATTGCCGGCCGAGTTGCTGGAACTGGAGATCACCGAAACCGTGCTGCTGGACAACGCCGAGCGCGCCATCGCCACCTTGCAGGCACTCAAGACCCTGGGCGTGCGTCTGTCGATCGACGACTTCGGCACCGGTTTCTCCAGCCTCAACTATCTAAAGCGGCTGCCCATCGACAAGGTGAAGATCGACCGTGCCTTCGTCCAGGAGATCATTAGCGACCGGCACGATGCGGCGATTACCCAGGGCATCATCTCCATGGCCCACCACCTGCGACTGCGCGTGATCGCCGAAGGGGTGGAAAGCGAATCCCAGTTCGCCTTCCTGAAGAAGAGCCATTGTGACGAGTTCCAGGGGTACTACTTCGCCCGCCCCATGCCCTTCGAGCAGCTCGACCAGTTCCTCCACGAACATCACAAGAGCCCGGCGTCCTACCTGGACACGCGCTCCGGCACCAGCAACACCCAGACCCTGCTGCTGCTGGACGATGAGGAAAACATCCTCCGCGCGCTGACCCGCGTACTGCGCCGCGACGGCTACCAGATTCTCACCGCTACCCGCGCCCAGGACGCTTTCGCGCAACTGGCCAAGCACGACATCCAGGTCATCCTTTCCGACCAGCGCATGCCGGAAATGAACGGCACCGAGTTCCTCAGCCGGGTCAAGGACCTCTATCCCGACACCATTCGCATCGTGCTGTCCGGCTACACCGACCTGAAGTCCGTTACCGACGCCATCAACCAGGGGGCCATCTACAAGTTCCTCACCAAACCCTGGGACGACGACCAGCTCCGCGCAGTGATCGCCCAGGCCTTCCTCCACCACAGCATGGCCAAGGCCAAGGAAGAGAACGCGACGGTTGGAGAAGACGGGGAATGA
- a CDS encoding response regulator → MIKIQLVDDEPHILSALQRLLRPQGWVLHPFDNPETALAALAEHQYAAIICDLNMPQLDGLTYLQFARQRQPDALRMLLSAHGDRATLMQAINRAEVYRFLSKPWENYDIESALQAAVDLFLLRDENRRLLEQVRGQQDTLERQHRELLRLESEHPGLTRVRRDADGAVLLEDCDLDD, encoded by the coding sequence ATGATCAAGATCCAGCTGGTGGACGACGAACCCCATATCCTCAGCGCCCTGCAACGCCTGTTGCGACCGCAGGGCTGGGTCCTGCACCCCTTCGACAACCCCGAAACGGCATTGGCTGCGCTGGCCGAACACCAGTACGCCGCCATCATCTGCGACCTCAACATGCCGCAACTGGACGGCCTGACCTATCTGCAGTTCGCTCGTCAGCGACAGCCCGATGCCCTGCGCATGCTGCTCAGCGCCCATGGCGACCGCGCCACGCTGATGCAGGCGATCAACCGTGCCGAGGTCTATCGCTTCCTCTCCAAACCCTGGGAGAACTACGACATCGAAAGCGCCCTGCAGGCCGCCGTCGACCTCTTCCTGCTGCGCGACGAAAACCGTCGCCTACTGGAACAGGTTCGTGGCCAGCAGGACACCCTGGAGCGCCAGCACCGTGAACTGTTGCGCCTGGAAAGCGAGCACCCGGGGCTGACTCGTGTGCGCCGCGACGCCGATGGCGCCGTGCTGCTCGAGGACTGCGACCTGGATGACTGA
- a CDS encoding HD domain-containing phosphohydrolase yields the protein MSEAQYRPTLLLVDDEEHILSALRRVLRGEPYELLTANGGTEALGLLAANEVDLVVSDARMPGLDGPALLAEVQQRWPGTLRLMLTGATDLDTSIRAINQGQIYRYLGKPWNDDELRFTLRQALAHQHAEREHQRLERLTLEQNQRLQELNASLEQRVRDRTAELQQTADMLDLAYDELRHSYVTATEVFSSLLSQRLPGDKQGNAQVIALVRAFANEHQLPEADTRDLAMAAALYNLGKLTWDDHLLNRPSDLLHREERERYCRYPQLGESLLMALEPLHDAGRLIRHHQERWNGTGFPDQLHGEVIPYGARLLKLAVDFVELQCGLVLQRPVPRPEALQLLARYAGRLYDPALCRQFIDLCTRHAPDLLEADPGILAVDTRRLEPGMVLTRNLRADSGMLLLNAGKQLSRTLIDKLIAFEASEGARYTLHVRLPEAAGSTAKEQPR from the coding sequence ATGAGTGAAGCCCAGTACCGCCCCACCCTGCTGCTGGTGGATGACGAGGAACACATCCTGAGCGCCCTTCGACGTGTCCTGCGAGGCGAACCCTACGAACTGCTCACCGCCAACGGAGGCACTGAGGCACTCGGCCTGCTGGCCGCGAACGAGGTCGACCTGGTGGTTTCCGACGCCCGCATGCCCGGGCTCGATGGCCCCGCCCTGCTTGCCGAAGTACAACAGCGCTGGCCCGGCACACTGCGGCTGATGCTCACCGGCGCCACCGATCTGGACACCAGCATCCGCGCCATCAACCAGGGACAGATCTACCGCTATCTGGGCAAACCCTGGAATGACGACGAGCTGCGTTTCACCCTGCGCCAGGCCCTCGCCCATCAGCATGCCGAGCGCGAGCACCAGCGGCTCGAGCGCCTCACCCTGGAACAGAACCAGCGCCTGCAGGAACTCAACGCCAGCCTGGAGCAGCGGGTCCGCGACCGTACCGCCGAGCTGCAACAGACCGCCGACATGCTCGACCTGGCTTACGACGAACTGCGGCACAGCTACGTGACCGCCACAGAAGTGTTCTCCTCCCTACTCTCCCAGCGCCTTCCAGGCGACAAGCAGGGTAATGCCCAGGTCATCGCCCTGGTGCGGGCCTTTGCCAACGAACATCAGTTGCCGGAGGCGGATACCCGCGACCTGGCCATGGCAGCAGCCCTCTACAACCTCGGCAAGCTGACCTGGGACGACCACCTGCTCAACCGGCCCAGCGACCTGTTGCACCGCGAGGAGCGGGAGCGCTACTGCCGCTATCCGCAGCTGGGCGAAAGTCTGCTCATGGCACTGGAGCCGCTCCACGACGCTGGGCGGCTTATCCGCCACCACCAGGAACGCTGGAATGGCACCGGCTTCCCGGATCAACTGCACGGCGAAGTCATTCCCTACGGCGCACGCCTGCTCAAACTGGCAGTGGACTTCGTCGAGCTGCAGTGCGGGCTGGTACTGCAGCGTCCGGTGCCCCGACCGGAAGCCCTGCAACTTCTCGCCCGTTACGCAGGACGCCTCTACGATCCGGCGCTCTGCCGGCAATTCATCGATCTATGCACCCGCCATGCGCCGGACCTGCTTGAGGCTGATCCCGGCATCCTCGCCGTCGACACCCGTCGCCTGGAACCGGGCATGGTCCTGACCCGAAATCTCCGGGCCGACAGCGGCATGCTCCTGCTCAATGCAGGCAAACAGCTCAGCCGCACCCTGATCGACAAGCTCATTGCCTTCGAGGCCAGCGAAGGCGCGCGCTATACCCTTCACGTCCGCCTGCCGGAGGCAGCCGGGAGCACGGCAAAGGAGCAGCCACGATGA
- a CDS encoding ATP-binding protein, with amino-acid sequence MESSPLDLAGALVEQIEVGVIILDQELRILHWNEFVSQRSGKVLGPALRQPLTAVFPETDTPRLGKMVARARDQGLHAYTHWREDPYLIQLPYSPEGQVTPLRLQSTLLFPFDCGGERCLGLLLYDTTEFARSNEQLAAALNALGSKQLEQEQLVHKLEKANAQLLQSEKLAAIGQLAAGVAHEINNPIGYVFSNLKTLTGYVNDLLRIVDAVDGVGSLEELQQLKRSLEYDYIRNDVEALIHESEDGIERVKKIITALKDFSHIEEEEFRAADLHKGFDSTLNLVNNELKYKAEVVRDYGELPLVECIPSQINQVVMNLLINAAHAIESFGRICLRSGQQGDWVWLEVEDNGKGIDPAILNRIYEPFFTTKPVGKGTGLGLALSYNIVQKHNGRIEVVSQPGHGTRFRVWLPRKQPLPGGTQA; translated from the coding sequence ATGGAAAGCAGCCCTTTGGACCTTGCCGGAGCCCTGGTAGAACAGATCGAGGTGGGCGTCATCATCCTCGACCAGGAGCTGCGCATCCTTCACTGGAACGAATTCGTCAGCCAGCGCAGCGGAAAAGTCCTGGGCCCGGCCCTGCGACAACCCCTGACCGCTGTCTTCCCGGAAACGGACACGCCACGCCTCGGCAAGATGGTGGCCAGGGCTCGCGACCAGGGTCTGCACGCCTACACCCACTGGCGGGAAGATCCCTACCTGATCCAGCTCCCCTACAGCCCCGAAGGTCAGGTGACCCCCCTGCGCCTGCAGAGCACCCTGCTGTTTCCCTTCGATTGCGGCGGTGAACGCTGCCTGGGGCTATTGCTCTACGACACCACCGAATTCGCCCGTTCCAACGAGCAATTGGCCGCCGCTCTCAACGCCCTGGGCAGCAAGCAGCTGGAACAGGAACAACTGGTACACAAGCTGGAGAAAGCCAACGCCCAGCTGCTGCAGTCGGAAAAGCTCGCAGCAATCGGCCAGTTGGCCGCCGGCGTGGCCCATGAGATCAACAACCCCATCGGCTACGTGTTCTCCAACCTCAAGACCCTCACCGGCTACGTCAACGACCTGCTGCGCATCGTCGACGCGGTAGACGGCGTCGGGAGCCTGGAAGAACTCCAGCAGCTCAAGCGCAGCCTGGAGTACGACTACATCCGCAACGACGTCGAGGCCCTGATCCACGAGTCCGAGGATGGCATCGAACGGGTCAAGAAAATCATTACCGCCCTCAAGGACTTCTCCCACATCGAAGAAGAGGAGTTCCGCGCCGCCGACCTGCACAAGGGTTTCGACAGTACCCTCAATCTGGTCAACAACGAACTCAAGTACAAGGCCGAAGTGGTGCGCGATTACGGCGAGCTGCCGCTGGTGGAGTGCATCCCATCGCAGATCAACCAGGTGGTGATGAACCTGCTGATCAATGCTGCCCATGCCATCGAGAGTTTCGGCCGCATTTGCCTGCGCAGCGGCCAACAAGGCGATTGGGTCTGGTTGGAGGTAGAAGACAACGGCAAGGGCATCGACCCGGCCATTCTCAATCGTATCTACGAGCCCTTCTTCACCACCAAACCGGTGGGTAAAGGCACGGGGCTGGGTCTCGCGCTCTCCTACAACATCGTGCAGAAACACAACGGCCGCATCGAAGTGGTGAGCCAGCCCGGCCATGGCACGCGCTTCCGCGTCTGGTTGCCCCGCAAGCAACCCCTGCCCGGCGGGACGCAGGCATGA
- a CDS encoding metal-dependent hydrolase, with the protein MTASASAPLPKANFPVRRMDFSFASTQKYWWSGDPFMTHFMNNLSSLFPYGEKFFVDSVRAVRDQVSDPQLQKDISAFIGQEAMHSKEHATYNDYAAEHGIDLERLELRIKVLLEWVTRITTRKQRLAATCALEHFTATMAEQLLRREDINTQMDDPKMYKLWMWHAIEENEHKAVCYDAYNAIGGGYLIRTGTMVLTTLLFFGVIMTFQVHLMRKDGQLFNWRSWARGLKTLLGPRNGYFPKMIKPYLDYYRPGFHPLDHETKALEKRWKERLGFNG; encoded by the coding sequence ATGACAGCCAGCGCCAGCGCCCCCCTGCCCAAGGCCAACTTTCCTGTCCGCCGCATGGACTTCAGCTTTGCGTCGACCCAGAAGTACTGGTGGAGTGGCGATCCCTTCATGACGCACTTCATGAACAACCTCTCCTCGCTCTTCCCGTACGGCGAAAAATTCTTCGTCGACAGCGTCCGCGCCGTGCGCGACCAGGTCAGTGACCCCCAGCTGCAGAAGGACATCAGCGCCTTCATCGGCCAGGAAGCCATGCACTCCAAGGAGCACGCGACCTACAACGACTACGCCGCCGAGCACGGCATCGATCTGGAGCGCCTGGAACTTCGCATCAAGGTACTGCTGGAGTGGGTCACTCGCATCACCACCAGGAAGCAGCGCCTGGCCGCCACATGCGCGCTGGAACACTTCACCGCCACCATGGCCGAGCAACTGCTGCGCCGGGAAGACATCAACACCCAGATGGACGACCCGAAGATGTACAAGCTGTGGATGTGGCACGCGATCGAGGAAAACGAACACAAGGCGGTCTGCTACGACGCCTACAACGCAATTGGCGGCGGCTACCTGATCCGCACCGGCACAATGGTGCTGACCACGCTTCTGTTCTTCGGCGTGATCATGACCTTCCAGGTCCACCTGATGCGCAAGGATGGCCAGCTGTTCAACTGGCGCAGCTGGGCCCGTGGCCTGAAGACGCTTCTCGGCCCGCGCAACGGTTACTTCCCGAAGATGATCAAGCCCTATCTGGATTACTACCGCCCCGGATTCCACCCGCTCGACCACGAAACCAAGGCGCTGGAAAAGCGCTGGAAGGAACGCCTGGGTTTCAACGGCTGA
- a CDS encoding adenine phosphoribosyltransferase, whose translation MIFDDFSIKTLIRPVADFPKPGVVFRDITPLFQSPRALRLVADSFIQRYVEADFSHIGAMDARGFLIGSIIAYELNKPLVLFRKQGKLPADVLSEPYQTEYGEAFLEVHSDSLCDGDRVLIFDDLIATGGTLLAATRLVRRMGASVFEAAAIIDLPELGGSERLADAGIPTFALTAFALDER comes from the coding sequence ATGATCTTCGACGACTTCTCCATCAAGACACTGATCCGCCCTGTTGCGGACTTCCCCAAGCCCGGCGTCGTGTTCCGCGACATCACACCGCTGTTCCAGTCCCCCCGCGCCCTGCGCCTGGTGGCCGACAGCTTCATCCAGCGCTACGTCGAAGCCGACTTCAGCCACATCGGTGCGATGGACGCTCGTGGTTTCCTGATCGGCTCGATCATCGCCTACGAACTCAATAAGCCCCTGGTGCTCTTCCGCAAGCAAGGCAAACTTCCGGCCGACGTGCTTTCCGAGCCCTACCAGACCGAATACGGCGAAGCCTTCCTCGAAGTGCATAGCGACAGCCTGTGCGACGGCGACAGGGTACTGATTTTCGATGACCTGATCGCCACCGGCGGTACCCTGCTGGCCGCCACCCGCCTGGTACGGCGCATGGGCGCCAGCGTGTTCGAGGCCGCTGCCATCATCGACCTGCCCGAGCTGGGAGGCTCCGAACGCCTCGCCGACGCCGGCATCCCCACCTTCGCCCTAACCGCCTTCGCCCTCGACGAACGCTGA